GAGATAGAGGATCCCGAGATCACGGCCGAGTTCATCTCCGAGATCAACGAGCACTTCGAGGTGTCGGACGAAAACCTCATCACCCTCGAGAGCGACCCGGAGAACGAGGAGGCCATCGCTTCTATTTTCCGGGCCTTCCACACCATCAAGGGCACCACGTCGTTCCTCGGCCTCATGGCCGTGTCCAAGCTGGCCCACAAGGCCGAGAGCCTGCTGGACGGGGTGCGCACCGGCAAGCTGGCCTTCGAGGGCGAGGTGGTGGACGCCACCTTCAGCGGCCTCGACCTCCTCAAGCGCATGTTCAAGGATCTGGAGGCCGCTCTCAATGCCGGCGAGCCCTTCACCCCCGATCCCGAGTTGCCGCAGGTGTTCAACCGTCTCAAGCAGGCGGCGGAAGGCCGGTCGAGGACCCTGCCTCAAGGGCCCGCACGGGCCCCGGCGGCGCCCGCAGTGGCGCCGGCCGCCGCGCCCCCGCCACCCGCCCGGGCAGCAGCATCGGAGGTCCCGCGGGAGGGCGGGGGCGGGAGCACGCGGGTGCGCCAGACCATGAAGATCGACGCCGATCGCATCGACCTGTTGCTGGAGATCATCGGTGAGCTGGTGATCGTGGAGTCCATCGTCTCCCAGGAGGTGGCGGGCTATCGGGCGGAATCCCGGGAACTGGAGTCCAATCTCAGCCAGCTCACCAAGATCACCCGCAGCCTCCAGGACATGGGGATGTCCATGCGTCTCATCCCCATCGACAACACCTTCCGCAAGATGAGCCGCCTGCTGCGGGACCTGGCGAAGAAGACGGGCAAGAAGATCAATCTCGTCGTGGAAGGTAAGGAGACGGAGCTCGACAAGGGCATGGTGGAGAAGCTGGGGGATCCCCTGGTGCACATGATCCGCAACTCCGTGGACCACGGCATCGAGGCCACCCCGGCGGACCGTGAGGCGGCAGGCAAGGATCCGGCGGGCACCATCACCCTGCGGGCCTACCATCAGGGGGGCAATATCCACGTGGAGATCGAAGACGACGGCCGCGGCCTGGACCGCGAGGCCATCGCCGCCAAGGCCCTGGAGCGGGGCCTCATCACCAACCCCGATAGTCTCACGGACGACGAGATCTACGGCCTGATATTCGAGGCTGGCTTCTCCACCGCGAAACAGGTGAGCGAGGTGTCGGGCCGGGGCGTCGGCATGGACGTGGTGCGCAGCAACGTGTTGAGCATGCGGGGGAACATCCGCATCACCTCGGAAAAGGGCCGGGGCACCCGGGTGACCCTGGTGCTGCCGCTGACCATGGCCATCATCGACGGCATGATCCTGCGGGTGGGCACGGACCGCTATATCCTGCCCCTGCTGTCCATCGTCGAGTCCTTCCAGCCCACCCCGGACATGATCACAACCGTCTACGGCCGCGGCGAGATGGTACCCTTTCGCGAGCGTCCGCTGCCCATGGTGAGGTTGGCCCGTCTGTTTGAGGTGGAGGGGGCCGAGGCCGATCCGACGAAGGCCATCGTGGTGGTCATCGAGGACTCGGGCCACCAGCTGGCGCTGCTGGTGGACGAGTTACTGGGGGAGAATCAGACGGTGATCAAAAACCTGGGGCGCGGCCTGGGGCGGGTTCAGGGTATCGCGGGGGCGAGCATCATGCCCGACGGGTTCCCGGGGCTCATCATCGATGTGGGCGGCCTGTTCAAGATGGGCGTCTGATGGCGGCGGACCATGGGCCGCGCATCTTCCGGCGATGCCGGGTACCATTCATCAATGGCGTGACGACCGAAAACGATAATGACAAGGATCCCCGATGAACGGTCCCGCCGTCCTGGATGATCACACCTTCGCGCGCTTCGCGGACCTCATTTACAGCGAGGCCGGGATTACCCTTGGCAGCCACAAGCATTCCCTGGTGGCGGCCCGTCTGGGCAAGCGGATGCGCAGCCTCGGGATCGGCCGTTTCGAGGACTACTTCGCCTACGTCAGGGAGGATGGGGCCGGCGGCGAACTGGTCATGCTCATCGACGCCATCTCCACCAATGTCACCCAGTTCTACCGCGAGGCCGTGCATTTCGAGATCCTGGACACCCTGCTGCGGCGATGGCGCAACGAAGGCCAGAGCCGTTTTCGTGTCTGGTGCGCGGCCGCCTCCACGGGGGAGGAGCCTTATACCCTGGCCATCACCCTGGCCGAGGCCCTGGGGGACGTCTCCGACGTCCGCATCCTGGCCACCGACATCTCCACCCGGGCGCTGGCGGCCGCCCGGCGGGGGCGTTACGAGGCGAAGAAGGTGGAGACGGTGCCGCGGGAGTTCCTGGGCAAATACTTTGCGTCGACCGGCAGCGGGAGTGAGCGTTTCTATCAGGTCAGGGAGGGCCTGCGGCGCATGCTGAAATTCGCCCGGCTCAACCTCGCCACCCCGCCGTTCCCCATGAAGGGTCCCCTGGACGTGGTGTTCTGCAGGAACGTCATGATCTACTTCGACCAGCGCGTGAGGCAACTGCTGGTGGACGAGATCCATCGCCTGTTGCGGCCCGGCGGCTACCTGATGGTGGGCCATTCCGAGAGCCTCACCGGCCTCGGCAACACCTTCAGGGCCGTCAAGCCCTCGGTCTATGTCAAGGACTGAGGGGGCGCATCTATGACCACCATCGTCGTCGATATCGCGGGCATGGAGATCTCCAGCAACCCCGAGGATGTCTTGATCACCTATTCCCTGGGGTCCTGCGTGGGGGTCTCCATCTATGACCCGGTGCTGCACCTGGGCGGTATGGTCCACTGCATGCTGCCCCTGTCCAAGGTGGATCCCGAGAAGGCGGCCCAGCGCCCCTACATGTTCGTGGACACCGGGGTATCCATGATGCTGAACCGGCTCTACGACATGGGCCTGAGAAAGTCGCGGGCGGTCATCAGCGTGGCCGGTGGGGCCCAGGTGCTGGACGACAAGGGAGTATTCAAGATCGGCGAACGGAATGTCACGGTATTGCGCAAACTGTTCTGGAAGAACAGTCTGCTCATGCATGTGCAGGAGGTGGGGGGCAAGACCTCCCGCACCGTGTCCCTGGAGATCGGCAGCGGCAGGTTCAACATCAAGGCGGCAGGCATCACGACCCACTATGACCCTTAATCCGGAAATCGAGCGCCATCTCAGGGAATTCCCGGGGATGCCGGCCTTCAGCCAGGACCTGGTAGTCTATCTGCAGGACCCGGAGGCTGACTTCGCCCGGGTCACCGAGATGATCCAGTACGACCCGGGGTTGACCGCAAACATCCTCAAGATGGCCAACTCGGTGGCCTATGGCGGCGTGCGTAAGGTGGACTCCCTGAGGGCGGCGCTGCCGCGGCTGGGGGTCAACCGCGTGCTGGAGATGGTGCTCGCCCTGACGGTCTCCACCCGTCTCGTCACCGACCTGCCGGGCATGGGCCTGGGGGGCGACGACCTGCTGCGCCATTCCATCTTCACCGCGGTGGCCGCCGGGGAACTGGCGCGCCTGCTGGGCATGCGGCATACCGAGATGGCGTTCACCATCGGTCTCATGCACGACCTGGGTATGGTGGTGCTGGATCCCTTCGTGGCCCGGCACAAGGCGCGTTTCGACGATCTGTTCCAGGCCTCGGATCGCTCCTTCGAGCAGGTCGAGCAGGAGGTCCTCGGCATCGACCACGCCGAGGCCGGGGCCCGCATCCTCGCCGACTGGCGCCTCAGCGACGCGGTGGTGACGGCCGTCAGGTGGCATCACGAGCCGGAACGGGTGGAGGCGCACCGGGAACTGGTGAACCTGATCCACCTGGCCGACATCCTGGCCTTCTCCCAGGGCATCGGCACCGGCGACTACGGCATGGGCTTCCGGGCCTCCTCCGACGCTATCAGTGCCCTGGGGTTGCGGCAGAAGCAGGTGGAGTACGTGGCGAGCGAGACGGTGGACAAAATGAGAGAGCTGGCCGGCATCCTGGGGTTGAGACCCTGAGATGGCCGGCCCGACGACGAACCGGTCGACGCCGGAGCGGGGACTAACAGGTAAGGGCCGGCCTTATGGCTAACAATGTTCTCATCGTGGACGACTCCGCCATCATTCGCAAAATGGTGGCCAGGAATCTCGCCATGGCGGATATCGATCTCGGCGAGGTTCATTTAGCGGCCAACGGCCGGGAGGCTCTGGAAAAGCTGGAGCAGCACTGGATAGACGTGGTGCTGGCGGATATCAACATGCCGGTGATGAACGGCCTGGAATTGATCGCCGAGATGAACCGCCGGGAACTTACCGCCACCATTCCGGTGGTGATCATCTCCACGGAGCGCAGCAAGGAACGGATCGCGGCTTTGAAGGAGATGGGGGTCAAGGCCTACATCAACAAGCCCTTCACGCCGGAGGAGTTTGCCACCGTCATCAAGGGTCTGCTGTGAGACGAGGAGCGGTCAGCGCCGGGCGCACCGGCCTGTCCGGCGCAGAAGGCGCCACTCAAGGCGGCACAAACAGGAGAACGGACCGGATATGAATGATGAAGACAGGGCACACCTGCTGAGATCCCTGGCCAGCGTTTTCGAGGGCCTGGCGTTCATGTTCGTCGATGAGGCCGATGATGACCTGGGGACGGCAGATGCCTTCATCGGTGCCGGCATCGAGTTTCGGGGGCGGGGCGTATCGGGGGAAATGGAGATCATCGTGCCCGCCGATTTGTGCAAAGAACTGGCCGAGAACATCCTCGGGACGGACGATGACGACGAGCCTCTGCCCGAAGACTCGGCGGCCGGTGCCCTGGCGGAGGTGCTCAACGTCGCCTGCGGCTACCTGCTGGTGCAGAAGCATGGCGATGACCATATCTTCGACCTCTCCATCCCCCACACGCGGCCCGTGACGGCGGGTGAATGGGATGGTCTGTCCAAAGACGACCGCTACGTGCTTTTCGCGGTGGATGATGCGCCGTTGCTGGCGCGGCTTTCCGAGTCGCCGGCCGAGTCGCCGGCATGACGGGGCGCCACGGCGGCTAGGGCGATGACGACGACGAAAGGGAAGATCCAGGTGCTGGTGGTGGACGACTCGGCCGTGGTGCGCCAGGTGTTGTCGCGGGAACTGGCCCGGGCGGAGGACATCGAGGTGATGGGGACCGCACCCGACCCCTATGTGGCCCGGGACATGATCGTGGAGAACCGGCCCGACGTGATGCTTCTGGACCTCGAGATGCCACGCATGGACGGCCTCACCTTTCTCAAGAAGATCATGAAGTACTACCCGTTGCCGGTGATCATCGTCTCCTCCCTGACCCCGAAGGGCGGCGAACTGGCCCTGGAGGCCATGAACAGCGGCGCGGTGGAGGTATTGTGCAAGCCCGGATCGGCGCTGTCGGTGAACGACATGTCGGCGGATCTGATCCAGAAGATCAGGGCGGCGGCACGGGCGAAAGTGGGGATAGCCCAGCCCCAGGCACCACCGGGCGGGGTGCGTCGGGAGATCCGCATTTCCCAGGCGGGGATGACCCACACCGTCATTGCCATCGGGGCCTCCACCGGTGGCACCCAGGCCCTCCAGACCCTGCTGATGGCCATGCCGTCGGGGTCGCCCGGCATCGTCGTGGTGCAGCATATGCCGGAACACTTCACCGCTTCCTTCGCCCAGCGCCTGAATCAGCTCTGCGATATCGAGGTGAGGGAGGCCAGGGACAACGACTCGGTGCTGCCGGGGCTCGCCCTCATCGCCCCGGGTAACTACCATGCCCTGGTCAAGCGCAGCGGCGCGCGGTTCTACGTGCAGGTCAAGGGCGGCCCGCTGGTGAGCGGCCACCGGCCCAGCGTGGACGTGCTGTTCAAGACCACGGCCCAGGCGGCGGGCAAGAACGCCCTGGGGGTGATCATGACCGGCATGGGACGGGATGGCGCGGCCGGCCTGCTGGCGATGCGCGAGAACGGTGCCAGGACCATCGCCCAGGACGAGCAGAGTTGCGTGGTTTTCGGCATGCCCAAGGAAGCCATCAAGCTGGGGGCGGCGGAGTTCACCCTGCCCCTGGGCTCGATTGCCAACAAGGTGGTGGACCTGGTCAACACGAGGGCGGCGTGAGATGCGTGCCGGTCGTGCCCGGTGCCGGCGGTATCTACAGGAAAGGGGGCGGGACAACCATGATTAGATGGAACCACGAAACGGGTCGGTTCGAGTTCGAGGCGTCGGACCTCGCCGGGATAAGGAACCGCAACGAAGGGCGCGTGGCCGCGGCCATGGCCGAGGTGCTGGAGGAGTTTCCCGGCTTTGGGCCCGAGGTGATGGACCTGCAGGACGTCTACGCCCTGGCGCTGAACGCCCTGCCGCCCCGCTACGTCCAGCGCGAAGGCATCGTATTGCGCGAGCCGGTGACCGATAACGATGTCCGGGAGGCGGTGCGCGAGGCCGTCCGGCGGGTCATGGAGAGACCGAATTACTGAAACCAACCAGGCTGTCGGGCTGAAGCCCGACCTACAGCCCGACCTATACAACACCCCCCACCGCCCATTCCTTCGGCACGGATGTAGGTCGGGATTCATCCCGACATTCAAACCCGCCGCGCATGCCTCGCGCCGGGTCGGTACCACCGGCAGGCTGTCGGGCTGAAGCCCGACCTACAGCCCGACCTATACAACACCCCCCACCGCCCATTCCTTCGGCACGGATGTAGGTCGGGATTCATCCCGACATTCAAACCCGCCGCGCATGCCTCGCGCCGGGTCGGTACCACCGGCAGGCTGTCGGGCTGAAGCCCGACCTACAGCCCAACCTACACAACACCCCACCGCCCATTGCTTAGGCACGGATGTAGGTCGGGATTCATCCCGACATTGTACTTTAATAAATTCCCTGTTTAAGGTACAAAGCGGTTGCCAGCCGCCTGTGCCTAACCGGCCGAACGAGAAGCCGAATCGTCGATGTTCAATGACCAACAGGTGACAGGAGATGGAAATGCAGTTCGACGAGTCCCGGGTTCTGACCCGGGTCAGCGTGGATAATTACGGCTTCACCCTGACTGAGGAGGTAACGGGTGGTGGACGGTGCTTTATCTTGTGGGTGAAAGAGGAGCGCTCCATGGTGTCATTCCTGCCCCTCGGCAGGTTCAGTGCCTTCGACAAGAGAAAGACCCTGGATTTCATCGTGCGGTATGTGTCCAGCCCCGCCCTGCGGGAGGAACTCGCCAGGAGGCGCTTCGCCCACCACCTCGACAGCCTTTCCCCGGACTACTTCAAGGACCTCTGCGATTCCCTCGAGGGTCTGAGCGATAACGAAAAGGTCGTTGCCTTCAAGGACCTGTTTGTGTTGGACTCGGAGATAGACGCCCCGGTCGACCTCAACTGGAAACGGCGTTACATGGCCAAACGCTTTCACCCGGACAAGGGTGGAGATCACGAGAAGATGGCGCTCATCAACGAAGGTTACCGGATACTGAAGGAAAGCGATCCCTTCTCGCCGGTCTGAGGTCAGAACCTGCGGATGGGCGTGAGCCTTGGTGCGCCACCGAGATGCTCAGCCGGCATTGCGCCAGCCTCGCCAACCACCATTGATTGTGAGGAAAGATGGCTCTAGACAAAGAAACCAAGATCCTGGTGGTCGACGACTTTTCCACCATGCGTCGCATCATCAAGAATCTGCTGAGGGACCTCGGCTACACCAACGTGGACGAGGCGGATGATGGCACCACGGCCCTGCCGAAGCTGAAGACCGGCGCCTACGGATTTCTTATATCCGATTGGAACATGCCGGGTATGACAGGGCTCGATCTGCTCAAGGCCGTCCGGTCCGATGACAAGCTCAAGGACCTGCCGGTGCTGATGTTGACCGCGGAGGCCAAGAAGGAGCAGATCATCGAGGCCGCCAAGGCCGGCGTGAGCGGCTACATCGTCAAACCCTTCACCGCTCAAGTGCTGAACGAAAAGATCGATAAGATATTTCAGGAGTGAGCACTTCGGTGAGCCGCAGGCCTGCCACCATCCTCCCCATGTAAAGGAGCAACGATGGACCACGGCCCGGAGTACACCAATGATGTCTTCATCTCTGAGCTCAGGGAAGTGGCCGGGATCCTGGTGGACAAGCTCGAAGGCGACCATTACGAAGAGGCCATGGAGGTAATAAATCGCCTGGTGGAGGTGCGTGACCAGAGCGTATTCAGCGCCGTGGGTAATCTCACCCGGGCGCTCCACGAGGCCATCAAGAACGTGGGGCTCGAGTCGAATTCCGGGAGCGATGGCACCCCGGCGGCGCCGGAGATGACCGATGTCTCCGACCGCCTGAGCTATGTGATCGACCTGACCCAGGCCGCGGCCGACAAGACCCTGGAGAAGGTGGAGGCCGCCGTGCCGGTGGCCACCGCCCTCGGGCGTCACGCCAATGACCTGCGGGACCAGTGGCGCCAACAGTCCACCGCCGGCGGCACCGATACGCTGGATCCCGCCGTCCAGCACAAAGTGGAGGAGTTCCTCGCCGAAGTGGATACGGGGACCTCGGATCTGCGGGGCCTCCTGCAGGACATTCTCCTGGAGCAGGGTTACCAGGACCTCACGGGCCAGGTGCTGGCGCGCGTGATCACCCTCATCAAATCCGTGGAACACGACCTCGTGGAACTGGTTAAGATCGCCGGCCAAGTGGAGTACCTCACGGGTCAGGTGCAGGCCGTCGGCGCCGGCGCGGCGCGGGAGTCTACCATCGACGCTACCCGGGCCGAGGGACCCAATGTCCACGGCGACAGGCGCCAGGATGTGGTGCATAGCCAGGACGAGGTGGATGACCTGCTTTCCCAGTTGGGTTTCTGAACGCCGGCTCTCTCCCGTCCAGCCGCTATCGTCGGCATGCGCGCCACCTCGGCGCCGCCGCCACAGCAGTCGCCTGCGCCGCCAGGGCATGGCCGTGGTGCCTTGCATACCGAAGCGCCGCACGCTTCATCGGCGGCCGGGCGCCGGTAATCGGTTAATCGGGTCCGACCGTCGCATGTCACCGGGTTCGTTGGAAAGGTTGCGATTTTCCGATTGACCCAGATCAGCCTTTCGGTCTGTCTCCCACCCGCCGTCGAAAGCACCCTGACGCCCTTGGTAAGCACTTGGAGCACAGCTCCATGCGGCGCCGCTCCTGCCTTTGGAGAATGTCTTTAACTTATTGAGTGGGCGCATAAATCTATTCTTTTTTGGGTCATGCGCGAGGCCGCTGCGGGGCATTGGAGTACGGTGCCGCACCATCGGCAGGCCCGGCTCGCACGTCCCCGAACTACCCCAGAGCTCCTCTCCAGGCCGATCTGCGGTCTTCGATACGCACCCGCTTCCTAAAGCTAAGTCCTGACTGGCCGTTGACCCTTACACCGCGGGAAGCGATGGACGCCGCCCGTTCCACGCCCGCTTTCGAGTCGCCAACTTTTTGAGGCAGCAACGATGAACATGACCGTCGGCAAACAGATCTTTGGCCTGGTCCTCACCTTGCTCATTTTTCTCGCCGTGGTGGCCGCGGCAGGAGTATGGGGCCTCAAATCGGTGGTGGGTTCATTGTCGAACACCGTCGGCGATGCTCAGGAGGTGATTTACGGTAACTCCCTGGAAGCAATCGTCAGCCAGCGCGAGGTGGACCACCTGATGTGGGCCGGGAAACTGAACACGCTGCTCACCGACAGTAGCATCCAGCAGCTGGAACAGCTGGGTATCGAACTGGACCATCGCCAGTGCGGACTCGGCCAATGGCTCTATGGCGAGGGACGCCAGGAAGCGGAGCAGCGCATCGAGGATCCCAAATTCGCTACCCTGGTGAAGGCCATCGAGGCGCCCCACGAGCGACTCCATCAGTCGGCGGTCAGAATCGGCGAGGCCTATCAGCAGCCTCATCCCGGGCTCATGACGAAGCTCAATAGCCGCCTCGCGGAGCACGTGTTGTGGGTGAACCAGGTGGCGGACAGTCTCGCCACCGAGGCCGGCGGCGTGGATGTCATGCGCGAGATGCTGGAGAACGCCGTTGGCCAGGCGGAGACGGTTCTGGCCATGCATCACGAGGAGGCCGCGGCCAACCCCGCGGCTACGGCGGACATCCAGGCGGAGGTGCTTGCCATCGTCACTGCCATGCGTTTCGGCCCGGACAAGCAGAACCGCTTTTTCGTGCTCAATAGCGCGGGTGAGGTGATCATCCACCCCGCGCGGCCGCAGCTCGTAGGCAGTCGCGCCGACAACGTCAGGGGCGCGAAGGGAGAGGCCTACTTGGAGCGGCTGCTCGACGTGGCGGCGGCGCCGGAAGGGGGCTATGCATTTTATTACGAGTCCCACGGCGCCGGGGGCCAGCCCGGCCCCCGGCTGGGTTATGCACGGCTCTTCGCTCCCTGGGGCTGGGTGCTGGCCACCGAGGCCGAGCTGGATGCCGGCAATCAAGCCCTGGTGGAGCGTACAGCGGCCTATGTCGCCGGCGAGTCCTTCTCCCTCGGGGTCCAGCTCGACCACACCCAATGTGCCTTCGGCAAATGGCTGGACAGCCCGGAACTCGACAAGTTGATCCATGCACCGGGTTTCGGAAGTTTCGCCGCCGCCGTTGCCGCAGTGCATGCACCCCACGAGGCCTTGCATGAGGCCGCCGCGACGATCGAGACCCTGGCCAACGATGACAGGATATTCGATGCCCAGCGGGTCTATCAGAACGATGTGAAGGGACACCTGGCGGAAGTATCGTCCCATTTCGACGACATGATCGCCGCCGAGAAGGAACGGTTGGATGGCAGCGCTGCGGCCAATGCCATATATGTCGCTGACACCACCGGCTCCCTGAAAGAGGTCCAGAGCCTGTTGCACCAAGTGGCGGCCAACGTCAACAAGAACATCCTCAGCGAGGAACATATGTTGAGCGAGGCGGAGCAGGGCGCCCAGGCGGGTGGTCGTACTCAATGGTCCGTGGCCATCGTGGCCCTGGTGGCCCTCTTGGTGGGCGCCCTGGGCGCCACTCTGACGGCCCGGCGCCTGGTGCGGCGCCTGTCCGGCATTGGTGAAAGCCTGCAATCCGGCGCGGCCCAGGTTTCGGCGGCGGCGGGCCAGGTGGCGGATTCCAGCCAGCAGCTGGCGGAGGGGGCAAGCGAACAGGCGGCCTCCCTGGAAGAGACGTCTTCGGCCCTGGAGGAGATGGCGGCCCAGACGCGCCAGAACTCGGACCATGGCGAACAGGCGGATCGCACCATCAAAGACACGGTGCATGCGGTGGAGGGTGGGGTGGCCTCCATGGAGCGCCTGAGTACAGCCATCGACGAGATCAAGAATTCATCCAAGGAGACCTCGAAGATCATCAAGACCATCGACGAGATCGCCTTCCAGACCAATCTGCTGGCGCTCAACGCGGCGGTGGAGGCAGCCCGCGCGGGGGAGGCGGGCAAGGGCTTCGCGGTGGTGGCGGAGGAGGTGCGCAACCTGGCCCAGCGCAGCGCCGAGGCGGCACGCAACACTTCTGAACTCATCGAGCGTTCCCAGGGCAACGCGGACAACGGCGTCACCATGGTGGAGGAGGTGGCGAGACAGCTGGAGGTGATTAAGGAGGGGTCGGTGAACGTGAGCACCCTGATCGGAGAGATCGCGGCGGCCTCGAAGGAGCAGGCGGAGGGCATCGGCCAGGTCAACACCGCGACGGCGGAGATGGACAAGGTGGTGCAGCAGAACGCGGCGGACTCGGAGGAGTCGGCGAGCGCCGCGGAA
The Gammaproteobacteria bacterium DNA segment above includes these coding regions:
- a CDS encoding Hpt domain-containing protein, whose amino-acid sequence is MSESQELQQRVSESVEGLAERFVMADPGDAGFLADVASIFDALAADLGGGYPRSSEVARSAARRLQDTVARGEALAETDTEFVEQALSGLQHFTARGLEEADVDYPVAAAAGGDGTPLDGEPDINPVAGFDKEIMAEYISHQESVVSDIEDLLLTYETEPDPDLLVQLKRLLHTAKGEAGVLGINRVEAVLHEVENYIAGAGDELKIDALLEFKDWFEHVVEALQQGQPLPDSAPLMAELRVLPEEDAAAGGDAAPVHEGGGPVDGAVPQEEAAVGAGDGAGDEAGDEAIIDDEIANHMGPVEIEDPEITAEFISEINEHFEVSDENLITLESDPENEEAIASIFRAFHTIKGTTSFLGLMAVSKLAHKAESLLDGVRTGKLAFEGEVVDATFSGLDLLKRMFKDLEAALNAGEPFTPDPELPQVFNRLKQAAEGRSRTLPQGPARAPAAPAVAPAAAPPPPARAAASEVPREGGGGSTRVRQTMKIDADRIDLLLEIIGELVIVESIVSQEVAGYRAESRELESNLSQLTKITRSLQDMGMSMRLIPIDNTFRKMSRLLRDLAKKTGKKINLVVEGKETELDKGMVEKLGDPLVHMIRNSVDHGIEATPADREAAGKDPAGTITLRAYHQGGNIHVEIEDDGRGLDREAIAAKALERGLITNPDSLTDDEIYGLIFEAGFSTAKQVSEVSGRGVGMDVVRSNVLSMRGNIRITSEKGRGTRVTLVLPLTMAIIDGMILRVGTDRYILPLLSIVESFQPTPDMITTVYGRGEMVPFRERPLPMVRLARLFEVEGAEADPTKAIVVVIEDSGHQLALLVDELLGENQTVIKNLGRGLGRVQGIAGASIMPDGFPGLIIDVGGLFKMGV
- a CDS encoding late competence development ComFB family protein, with amino-acid sequence MIRWNHETGRFEFEASDLAGIRNRNEGRVAAAMAEVLEEFPGFGPEVMDLQDVYALALNALPPRYVQREGIVLREPVTDNDVREAVREAVRRVMERPNY
- a CDS encoding methyl-accepting chemotaxis protein yields the protein MNMTVGKQIFGLVLTLLIFLAVVAAAGVWGLKSVVGSLSNTVGDAQEVIYGNSLEAIVSQREVDHLMWAGKLNTLLTDSSIQQLEQLGIELDHRQCGLGQWLYGEGRQEAEQRIEDPKFATLVKAIEAPHERLHQSAVRIGEAYQQPHPGLMTKLNSRLAEHVLWVNQVADSLATEAGGVDVMREMLENAVGQAETVLAMHHEEAAANPAATADIQAEVLAIVTAMRFGPDKQNRFFVLNSAGEVIIHPARPQLVGSRADNVRGAKGEAYLERLLDVAAAPEGGYAFYYESHGAGGQPGPRLGYARLFAPWGWVLATEAELDAGNQALVERTAAYVAGESFSLGVQLDHTQCAFGKWLDSPELDKLIHAPGFGSFAAAVAAVHAPHEALHEAAATIETLANDDRIFDAQRVYQNDVKGHLAEVSSHFDDMIAAEKERLDGSAAANAIYVADTTGSLKEVQSLLHQVAANVNKNILSEEHMLSEAEQGAQAGGRTQWSVAIVALVALLVGALGATLTARRLVRRLSGIGESLQSGAAQVSAAAGQVADSSQQLAEGASEQAASLEETSSALEEMAAQTRQNSDHGEQADRTIKDTVHAVEGGVASMERLSTAIDEIKNSSKETSKIIKTIDEIAFQTNLLALNAAVEAARAGEAGKGFAVVAEEVRNLAQRSAEAARNTSELIERSQGNADNGVTMVEEVARQLEVIKEGSVNVSTLIGEIAAASKEQAEGIGQVNTATAEMDKVVQQNAADSEESASAAEELSAQAAEMTRAVADLEMLVSGRVSADSEAEAGQGPRKPSRRAAGLHKPRLGHHDERQAGGGHDAGSRDKAARKPKGEGERVIPLDNDDFSEF
- a CDS encoding chemotaxis response regulator protein-glutamate methylesterase; translation: MTTTKGKIQVLVVDDSAVVRQVLSRELARAEDIEVMGTAPDPYVARDMIVENRPDVMLLDLEMPRMDGLTFLKKIMKYYPLPVIIVSSLTPKGGELALEAMNSGAVEVLCKPGSALSVNDMSADLIQKIRAAARAKVGIAQPQAPPGGVRREIRISQAGMTHTVIAIGASTGGTQALQTLLMAMPSGSPGIVVVQHMPEHFTASFAQRLNQLCDIEVREARDNDSVLPGLALIAPGNYHALVKRSGARFYVQVKGGPLVSGHRPSVDVLFKTTAQAAGKNALGVIMTGMGRDGAAGLLAMRENGARTIAQDEQSCVVFGMPKEAIKLGAAEFTLPLGSIANKVVDLVNTRAA
- a CDS encoding protein phosphatase CheZ, yielding MDHGPEYTNDVFISELREVAGILVDKLEGDHYEEAMEVINRLVEVRDQSVFSAVGNLTRALHEAIKNVGLESNSGSDGTPAAPEMTDVSDRLSYVIDLTQAAADKTLEKVEAAVPVATALGRHANDLRDQWRQQSTAGGTDTLDPAVQHKVEEFLAEVDTGTSDLRGLLQDILLEQGYQDLTGQVLARVITLIKSVEHDLVELVKIAGQVEYLTGQVQAVGAGAARESTIDATRAEGPNVHGDRRQDVVHSQDEVDDLLSQLGF
- the cheY gene encoding chemotaxis response regulator CheY yields the protein MALDKETKILVVDDFSTMRRIIKNLLRDLGYTNVDEADDGTTALPKLKTGAYGFLISDWNMPGMTGLDLLKAVRSDDKLKDLPVLMLTAEAKKEQIIEAAKAGVSGYIVKPFTAQVLNEKIDKIFQE
- a CDS encoding protein-glutamate O-methyltransferase CheR yields the protein MNGPAVLDDHTFARFADLIYSEAGITLGSHKHSLVAARLGKRMRSLGIGRFEDYFAYVREDGAGGELVMLIDAISTNVTQFYREAVHFEILDTLLRRWRNEGQSRFRVWCAAASTGEEPYTLAITLAEALGDVSDVRILATDISTRALAAARRGRYEAKKVETVPREFLGKYFASTGSGSERFYQVREGLRRMLKFARLNLATPPFPMKGPLDVVFCRNVMIYFDQRVRQLLVDEIHRLLRPGGYLMVGHSESLTGLGNTFRAVKPSVYVKD
- a CDS encoding chemotaxis protein CheD codes for the protein MTTIVVDIAGMEISSNPEDVLITYSLGSCVGVSIYDPVLHLGGMVHCMLPLSKVDPEKAAQRPYMFVDTGVSMMLNRLYDMGLRKSRAVISVAGGAQVLDDKGVFKIGERNVTVLRKLFWKNSLLMHVQEVGGKTSRTVSLEIGSGRFNIKAAGITTHYDP
- a CDS encoding HDOD domain-containing protein, encoding MTLNPEIERHLREFPGMPAFSQDLVVYLQDPEADFARVTEMIQYDPGLTANILKMANSVAYGGVRKVDSLRAALPRLGVNRVLEMVLALTVSTRLVTDLPGMGLGGDDLLRHSIFTAVAAGELARLLGMRHTEMAFTIGLMHDLGMVVLDPFVARHKARFDDLFQASDRSFEQVEQEVLGIDHAEAGARILADWRLSDAVVTAVRWHHEPERVEAHRELVNLIHLADILAFSQGIGTGDYGMGFRASSDAISALGLRQKQVEYVASETVDKMRELAGILGLRP
- a CDS encoding response regulator yields the protein MANNVLIVDDSAIIRKMVARNLAMADIDLGEVHLAANGREALEKLEQHWIDVVLADINMPVMNGLELIAEMNRRELTATIPVVIISTERSKERIAALKEMGVKAYINKPFTPEEFATVIKGLL